Proteins from one Cicer arietinum cultivar CDC Frontier isolate Library 1 chromosome 3, Cicar.CDCFrontier_v2.0, whole genome shotgun sequence genomic window:
- the LOC101505507 gene encoding uncharacterized protein isoform X2: MKFYGTDLGSILQCIKRSEKQIKLKKRWLLGLPATKLERKKLKEILNTGDLAESLLRKDDDIFYESVRTRVERAFGAHSIETENCIPRDDMDLNQIPNLKRLIVSCLDNLTTKGLYLLAMIVSGGTTKYERTRVKLKKIIKGSLSSVLNSKEHNNQKLEICKQIFQHLNNPQHFRHRCELLHESGSQSYHAAVIKVLCELEKLPSESLIAMRRKLKDVKAPVPQLQPFKDPWSRSRLLQTVNRSCRKMLLQLDRGNELQEPLAKAMSVAYLSLKLKTGFFNKFLEEFYQFSTEVKSLQSDIINAIRSIEEVEVVPLQVLKDLQLLIEPKATISNKGLRPAFRNLLTEFLFECSDMDSTPKSLLQILDVINKSSNSSTNDVTFQKKYIDEEVDCILSVSAQTNQIIQDLLPNSEFDQDFTDAYMEQSEESDDSDSDEDENSNGSQLQENRHFENGAFSTMYSNCEGESVGDFTPFEFHPPTTITEPLTSSERLNSDATNLELKNCNTPYNNQCQEESTEQFSASVGYKNYNSSVVSPDKEPGENIVRRHDFYKSYTEVDPKDASNFCEETEPMPTKYNACNNQYLATQDACDKTAMLAYNLIGDMLKEFAATEGLNLNISDRSYLNHEAKETEKQSLFGKHRSGPAIVRVVEELIPSFPDSMERLKVLMGL, translated from the exons ATGAAGTTTTATGGAACAGATTTAGGTTCTATTTTGCAATGCATAAAGCGCAGTGAAAAACAGATCAAACTTAAGAAGAG GTGGTTACTTGGCTTACCTGCTACAAAACTTGAGAGGAAGAAGTTGAAAGAAATTCTAAATACAGG AGATTTGGCAGAGTCTTTACTCAGGAAAGATGATGAT ATATTTTATGAGTCGGTGAGAACTCGTGTTGAACGCGCCTTTGGAGCACACTCCATTGAAACAGAGAATTGTATTCCTCGTGATGATATGGATTTGAATCAAATACCAAACTTAAAAAGGTTGATTGTATCATGCCTCGACAATTTGACCACCAAGGGTCTATACCTTCTTGCTATGATAGTTAGTGGTGGCACAACAAAGTATGAAAGAACTCGTGTTAAGTTGAAAAAGATCATCAAGGGTTCTCTTTCTAGTGTTCTGAATAGCAAAGAACACAATAACCAAAAACTGGAAATTTGTAAACAGATTTTTCAACATCTCAACAATCCTCAGCATTTTCGACATAGGTGTGAGCTTTTGCATGAATCCGGGTCCCAATCTTACCATGCTGCTGTAATAAAGGTGTTGTGTGAACTTGAAAAATTACCATCCGAATCCTTGATTGCAATGCGTAGAAAACTTAAAGATGTTAAAGCACCGGTGCCTCAGTTGCAACCGTTCAAAGACCCATGGTCACGGAGCAGGCTACTCCAAACAGTGAATCGAAGCTGTAGAAAGATGCTTTTACAACTTGATAGAGGAAATGAGTTACAAGAGCCATTAGCCAAAGCCATGTCCGTAGCATATTTATCACTAAAACTGAAAACtggtttttttaacaaatttttagaAGAATTTTACCAGTTCTCGACTGAAGTGAAGTCCCTGCAGAGTGATATTATAAATGCTATACGGTCCATTGAGGAAGTTGAAGTAGTGCCATTGCAAGTGCTTAAAGATTTACAACTTCTCATTGAACCAAAGGCTACAATATCAAACAAGGGCTTACGGCCAGCTTTTAGAAATCTTTTGACTGAGTTTCTTTTTGAGTGCAGTGATATGGATAGCACTCCAAAGTCTCTATTGCAGATCCTAGATGTTATTAATAAGAGTTCTAATAGCAGCACAAACGATGTAACGTTCCAGAAGAAGTATATTGATGAAGAAGTTGACTGCATACTAAGTGTGAGTGctcaaacaaatcaaattattcAAGATTTGTTGCCAAACAGTGAATTTGACCAGGACTTCACTGATGCATATATGGAGCAATCAGAAGAAAGTGATGACAGTGACAGTGATGAAGATGAGAATAGTAATGGTAGTCAACTTCAGGAGAATAGACATTTTGAAAATGGAGCATTTAGTACAATGTATTCAAATTGTGAGGGAGAAAGTGTTGGGGATTTTACACCATTTGAGTTTCATCCTCCTACCACTATTACCGAGCCACTTACTTCAAGTGAAAGGTTGAATAGTGATGCAACAAATTtggaattgaaaaattgcaacACTCCATATAATAATCAATGCCAAGAAGAAAGCACTGAGCAGTTTAGTGCATCTGTGGGATATAAAAACTATAATTCTTCAGTTGTTTCACCTGACAAGGAACCTGGTGAAAATATTGTCAGGAGACATGATTTTTACAAATCATACACAGAAGTTGACCCAAAAGATGCATCTAACTTTTGTGAGGAGACAGAACCCATGCCCACTAAGTACAACGCATGCAACAACCAATACCTTGCTACCCAAGATGCTTGTGATAAAACAGCTATGCTTGCATATAATCTCATAGGTGATATGTTGAAAGAGTTTGCCGCAACTGAAGGCCTAAACCTAAACATAAGCGATCGTTCATACCTCAATCACGAAGCAAAAG AAACAGAAAAACAGTCATTATTTGGGAAACATAGAAGTGGTCCAGCTATTGTTCGAGTAGTTGAAGAGCTTATTCCTTCCTTTCCAGATAG CATGGAAAGACTGAAGGTACTGATGGGCTTATGA
- the LOC101506271 gene encoding kinesin-like protein KIN-10B isoform X2, with amino-acid sequence MAASPKTENKLFNNSISVSKVRVIVRVRPFLGHDNGDPVSCISLLDQDFESQHQEVAVYLKDPQTSRNECYQLDSFFDKEDNNVSKIFYREVNPMIPVIFSGCNATVFAYGATGSGKTYTMQGTEEQPGLMPLAMSMILSICQTTGSTAHISYYEVYMDRCYDLLEVKAKEISILDDKDGQIHLKGLSKVPINTMSEFQEVFSSGVQRRKVAHTSLNDVSSRSHGVLVISVVSNPSDGTGSHVCGKLNLIDLAGNEDNRRSCSEGIRLQESAKINQSLFALSNVIYALNNHKPRVPYRESKLTRILQDSLGGTSRALMVACLNPGEYQESVHTVSLAARSRHISNFVPSAHKQETPKVKVDMEAKLRAWLESKGKTKSSQRLGVFNSPLVKKTPSSIIPFAKRSVNFNNSVKGGTTFINQDAQHTMERALAVDFRNLLDGEVAFDSCKDDENLHSGVKHNDERETEHEAASESDKNLSVLQSPLRKALSPININGNKKPLEALSLTPTPFSATCSTNKGFEKNGTPLDKFSTRSSTLKKCLVQEYIQLLNNASREELLELKGIGEKMAEYIIDLREESPIKSLSDLEKIGLSLKQAHNLFTKAAKKLFEDKAEDSIVN; translated from the exons ATGGCTGCTTCTCCAAAAACCGAAAACAAACTCTTTAACAATTCCATTTCAGTTTCAAAAGTAAGAGTCATAGTTAGGGTAAGACCCTTTCTTGGTCACGATAATGGCGACCCAGTTTCTTGTATTTCACTTTTGGATCAAGATTTTGAATCTCAACATCAAGAAGTAGCGGTTTATCTCAAAGACCCACAAACCag TCGTAACGAGTGTTATCAATTGGACTCTTTCTTTGATAAAGAAGACAACAATGTGAGTAAGATATTTTACAGAGAAGTAAACCCTATGATACCTGTTATCTTCAGTGGCTGCAATGCTACAGTTTTTGCTTATGGGGCTACTGGTAGTGGCAAGACATACACTATGCAG GGAACTGAGGAACAACCTGGCTTAATGCCACTGGCAATGTCGATGATCCTGTCCATTTGTCAAACTACAGGCAGCACAGCACATATTTCATACTATGAGGTCTACATGGACCGATGTTATGATCTCTTAGAGGTAAAAGCAAAGGAGATTTCAATTTTGGATGACAAAGACGGTCAAATTCACCTCAAGGGACTATCTAAGGTTCCTATAAACACAATGTCTGAATTTCAAGAGGTTTTTTCTAGTGGTGTTCAGAGGCGCAAAGTTGCACACACAAGCCTCAACGATGTATCGAGTAGGAGTCATGGAGTGCTTGTAATATCTGTAGTATCCAATCCTTCTGATGGAACTGGAAGTCATGTATGTGGAAAGTTGAATCTCATAGACTTGGCAG GTAATGAAGACAACAGAAGGAGCTGCAGTGAAGGGATTCGTCTTCAAGAGAGTGCCAAGATAAACCAGTCCTTGTTTGCACTGTCAAATGTGATATATGCATTGAACAACCACAAACCAAGAGTGCCCTATAGAGAAAGCAAATTGACCCGAATATTGCAGGACTCTCTAGGAGGAACTAGTCGCGCACTTATGGTTGCTTGCCTG aatCCAGGAGAATACCAGGAATCTGTTCATACTGTTAGTTTGGCTGCTAGATCACGGCACATCTCTAATTTTGTACCTTCAGCTCATAAACAAGAGACTCCAAAAGTTAAAGTTGACATGGAAGCAAAATTGAGAGCATGGCTAGAATCAAAAGGCAAGACAAAGAGCTCACAAAGACTTGGAGTATTTAATTCTCCACTTGTGAAAAAAACTCCTAGTTCCATCATTCCCTTTGCAAAAAGATCGGTTAATTTCAACAATTCAGTGAAAGGGGGAACAACTTTCATCAACCAAGATGCTCAACACACTATGGAAAG GGCCCTTGCTGTTGATTTTAGAAATTTACTAGATGGTGAAGTTGCTTTTGACTCTTGCAAGGATGATGAG AACCTGCATTCTGGTGTTAAGCACAATGATGAGAGAGAGACTGAGCATGAGGCTGCATCGGAATCAGATAAAAATCTATCTG TACTACAAAGTCCATTAAGAAAAGCCCTCTCCCCCATCAACATCAATGGTAACAAAAAGCCCCTTGAAGCTTTGTCTTTAACACCAACACCTTTTTCTGCAACCTGCTCCACTAATAAAGGGTTTGAGAAAAATGGCACTCCACTTGACAAATTCAGTACAAGAAGTTCCACATTGAAG AAATGTCTAGTTCAAGAATACATTCAATTGTTAAATAATGCAAGCAG AGAGGAACTACTAGAGTTAAAG GGTATAGGAGAGAAAATGGCAGAATACATAATAGACCTCAGAGAAGAAAGTCCAATAAAATCG TTAAGTGACTTGGAGAAGATTGGTCTCTCTTTGAAGCAG GCACATAACTTGTTCACTAAAGCTGCAAAGAAACTATTTGAAGATAAAGCAGAAGATTCAATAGTCAATTAA
- the LOC101505507 gene encoding uncharacterized protein isoform X1, translated as MKFYGTDLGSILQCIKRSEKQIKLKKRWLLGLPATKLERKKLKEILNTGDLAESLLRKDDDIFYESVRTRVERAFGAHSIETENCIPRDDMDLNQIPNLKRLIVSCLDNLTTKGLYLLAMIVSGGTTKYERTRVKLKKIIKGSLSSVLNSKEHNNQKLEICKQIFQHLNNPQHFRHRCELLHESGSQSYHAAVIKVLCELEKLPSESLIAMRRKLKDVKAPVPQLQPFKDPWSRSRLLQTVNRSCRKMLLQLDRGNELQEPLAKAMSVAYLSLKLKTGFFNKFLEEFYQFSTEVKSLQSDIINAIRSIEEVEVVPLQVLKDLQLLIEPKATISNKGLRPAFRNLLTEFLFECSDMDSTPKSLLQILDVINKSSNSSTNDVTFQKKYIDEEVDCILSVSAQTNQIIQDLLPNSEFDQDFTDAYMEQSEESDDSDSDEDENSNGSQLQENRHFENGAFSTMYSNCEGESVGDFTPFEFHPPTTITEPLTSSERLNSDATNLELKNCNTPYNNQCQEESTEQFSASVGYKNYNSSVVSPDKEPGENIVRRHDFYKSYTEVDPKDASNFCEETEPMPTKYNACNNQYLATQDACDKTAMLAYNLIGDMLKEFAATEGLNLNISDRSYLNHEAKETEKQSLFGKHRSGPAIVRVVEELIPSFPDSSMERLKVLMGL; from the exons ATGAAGTTTTATGGAACAGATTTAGGTTCTATTTTGCAATGCATAAAGCGCAGTGAAAAACAGATCAAACTTAAGAAGAG GTGGTTACTTGGCTTACCTGCTACAAAACTTGAGAGGAAGAAGTTGAAAGAAATTCTAAATACAGG AGATTTGGCAGAGTCTTTACTCAGGAAAGATGATGAT ATATTTTATGAGTCGGTGAGAACTCGTGTTGAACGCGCCTTTGGAGCACACTCCATTGAAACAGAGAATTGTATTCCTCGTGATGATATGGATTTGAATCAAATACCAAACTTAAAAAGGTTGATTGTATCATGCCTCGACAATTTGACCACCAAGGGTCTATACCTTCTTGCTATGATAGTTAGTGGTGGCACAACAAAGTATGAAAGAACTCGTGTTAAGTTGAAAAAGATCATCAAGGGTTCTCTTTCTAGTGTTCTGAATAGCAAAGAACACAATAACCAAAAACTGGAAATTTGTAAACAGATTTTTCAACATCTCAACAATCCTCAGCATTTTCGACATAGGTGTGAGCTTTTGCATGAATCCGGGTCCCAATCTTACCATGCTGCTGTAATAAAGGTGTTGTGTGAACTTGAAAAATTACCATCCGAATCCTTGATTGCAATGCGTAGAAAACTTAAAGATGTTAAAGCACCGGTGCCTCAGTTGCAACCGTTCAAAGACCCATGGTCACGGAGCAGGCTACTCCAAACAGTGAATCGAAGCTGTAGAAAGATGCTTTTACAACTTGATAGAGGAAATGAGTTACAAGAGCCATTAGCCAAAGCCATGTCCGTAGCATATTTATCACTAAAACTGAAAACtggtttttttaacaaatttttagaAGAATTTTACCAGTTCTCGACTGAAGTGAAGTCCCTGCAGAGTGATATTATAAATGCTATACGGTCCATTGAGGAAGTTGAAGTAGTGCCATTGCAAGTGCTTAAAGATTTACAACTTCTCATTGAACCAAAGGCTACAATATCAAACAAGGGCTTACGGCCAGCTTTTAGAAATCTTTTGACTGAGTTTCTTTTTGAGTGCAGTGATATGGATAGCACTCCAAAGTCTCTATTGCAGATCCTAGATGTTATTAATAAGAGTTCTAATAGCAGCACAAACGATGTAACGTTCCAGAAGAAGTATATTGATGAAGAAGTTGACTGCATACTAAGTGTGAGTGctcaaacaaatcaaattattcAAGATTTGTTGCCAAACAGTGAATTTGACCAGGACTTCACTGATGCATATATGGAGCAATCAGAAGAAAGTGATGACAGTGACAGTGATGAAGATGAGAATAGTAATGGTAGTCAACTTCAGGAGAATAGACATTTTGAAAATGGAGCATTTAGTACAATGTATTCAAATTGTGAGGGAGAAAGTGTTGGGGATTTTACACCATTTGAGTTTCATCCTCCTACCACTATTACCGAGCCACTTACTTCAAGTGAAAGGTTGAATAGTGATGCAACAAATTtggaattgaaaaattgcaacACTCCATATAATAATCAATGCCAAGAAGAAAGCACTGAGCAGTTTAGTGCATCTGTGGGATATAAAAACTATAATTCTTCAGTTGTTTCACCTGACAAGGAACCTGGTGAAAATATTGTCAGGAGACATGATTTTTACAAATCATACACAGAAGTTGACCCAAAAGATGCATCTAACTTTTGTGAGGAGACAGAACCCATGCCCACTAAGTACAACGCATGCAACAACCAATACCTTGCTACCCAAGATGCTTGTGATAAAACAGCTATGCTTGCATATAATCTCATAGGTGATATGTTGAAAGAGTTTGCCGCAACTGAAGGCCTAAACCTAAACATAAGCGATCGTTCATACCTCAATCACGAAGCAAAAG AAACAGAAAAACAGTCATTATTTGGGAAACATAGAAGTGGTCCAGCTATTGTTCGAGTAGTTGAAGAGCTTATTCCTTCCTTTCCAGATAG TAGCATGGAAAGACTGAAGGTACTGATGGGCTTATGA
- the LOC101506271 gene encoding kinesin-like protein KIN-10B isoform X1 yields MAASPKTENKLFNNSISVSKVRVIVRVRPFLGHDNGDPVSCISLLDQDFESQHQEVAVYLKDPQTSRNECYQLDSFFDKEDNNVSKIFYREVNPMIPVIFSGCNATVFAYGATGSGKTYTMQGTEEQPGLMPLAMSMILSICQTTGSTAHISYYEVYMDRCYDLLEVKAKEISILDDKDGQIHLKGLSKVPINTMSEFQEVFSSGVQRRKVAHTSLNDVSSRSHGVLVISVVSNPSDGTGSHVCGKLNLIDLAGNEDNRRSCSEGIRLQESAKINQSLFALSNVIYALNNHKPRVPYRESKLTRILQDSLGGTSRALMVACLNPGEYQESVHTVSLAARSRHISNFVPSAHKQETPKVKVDMEAKLRAWLESKGKTKSSQRLGVFNSPLVKKTPSSIIPFAKRSVNFNNSVKGGTTFINQDAQHTMERALAVDFRNLLDGEVAFDSCKDDENLHSGVKHNDERETEHEAASESDKNLSDAVLQSPLRKALSPININGNKKPLEALSLTPTPFSATCSTNKGFEKNGTPLDKFSTRSSTLKKCLVQEYIQLLNNASREELLELKGIGEKMAEYIIDLREESPIKSLSDLEKIGLSLKQAHNLFTKAAKKLFEDKAEDSIVN; encoded by the exons ATGGCTGCTTCTCCAAAAACCGAAAACAAACTCTTTAACAATTCCATTTCAGTTTCAAAAGTAAGAGTCATAGTTAGGGTAAGACCCTTTCTTGGTCACGATAATGGCGACCCAGTTTCTTGTATTTCACTTTTGGATCAAGATTTTGAATCTCAACATCAAGAAGTAGCGGTTTATCTCAAAGACCCACAAACCag TCGTAACGAGTGTTATCAATTGGACTCTTTCTTTGATAAAGAAGACAACAATGTGAGTAAGATATTTTACAGAGAAGTAAACCCTATGATACCTGTTATCTTCAGTGGCTGCAATGCTACAGTTTTTGCTTATGGGGCTACTGGTAGTGGCAAGACATACACTATGCAG GGAACTGAGGAACAACCTGGCTTAATGCCACTGGCAATGTCGATGATCCTGTCCATTTGTCAAACTACAGGCAGCACAGCACATATTTCATACTATGAGGTCTACATGGACCGATGTTATGATCTCTTAGAGGTAAAAGCAAAGGAGATTTCAATTTTGGATGACAAAGACGGTCAAATTCACCTCAAGGGACTATCTAAGGTTCCTATAAACACAATGTCTGAATTTCAAGAGGTTTTTTCTAGTGGTGTTCAGAGGCGCAAAGTTGCACACACAAGCCTCAACGATGTATCGAGTAGGAGTCATGGAGTGCTTGTAATATCTGTAGTATCCAATCCTTCTGATGGAACTGGAAGTCATGTATGTGGAAAGTTGAATCTCATAGACTTGGCAG GTAATGAAGACAACAGAAGGAGCTGCAGTGAAGGGATTCGTCTTCAAGAGAGTGCCAAGATAAACCAGTCCTTGTTTGCACTGTCAAATGTGATATATGCATTGAACAACCACAAACCAAGAGTGCCCTATAGAGAAAGCAAATTGACCCGAATATTGCAGGACTCTCTAGGAGGAACTAGTCGCGCACTTATGGTTGCTTGCCTG aatCCAGGAGAATACCAGGAATCTGTTCATACTGTTAGTTTGGCTGCTAGATCACGGCACATCTCTAATTTTGTACCTTCAGCTCATAAACAAGAGACTCCAAAAGTTAAAGTTGACATGGAAGCAAAATTGAGAGCATGGCTAGAATCAAAAGGCAAGACAAAGAGCTCACAAAGACTTGGAGTATTTAATTCTCCACTTGTGAAAAAAACTCCTAGTTCCATCATTCCCTTTGCAAAAAGATCGGTTAATTTCAACAATTCAGTGAAAGGGGGAACAACTTTCATCAACCAAGATGCTCAACACACTATGGAAAG GGCCCTTGCTGTTGATTTTAGAAATTTACTAGATGGTGAAGTTGCTTTTGACTCTTGCAAGGATGATGAG AACCTGCATTCTGGTGTTAAGCACAATGATGAGAGAGAGACTGAGCATGAGGCTGCATCGGAATCAGATAAAAATCTATCTG ATGCAGTACTACAAAGTCCATTAAGAAAAGCCCTCTCCCCCATCAACATCAATGGTAACAAAAAGCCCCTTGAAGCTTTGTCTTTAACACCAACACCTTTTTCTGCAACCTGCTCCACTAATAAAGGGTTTGAGAAAAATGGCACTCCACTTGACAAATTCAGTACAAGAAGTTCCACATTGAAG AAATGTCTAGTTCAAGAATACATTCAATTGTTAAATAATGCAAGCAG AGAGGAACTACTAGAGTTAAAG GGTATAGGAGAGAAAATGGCAGAATACATAATAGACCTCAGAGAAGAAAGTCCAATAAAATCG TTAAGTGACTTGGAGAAGATTGGTCTCTCTTTGAAGCAG GCACATAACTTGTTCACTAAAGCTGCAAAGAAACTATTTGAAGATAAAGCAGAAGATTCAATAGTCAATTAA